Proteins from a single region of Thunnus maccoyii chromosome 23, fThuMac1.1, whole genome shotgun sequence:
- the pacsin2 gene encoding protein kinase C and casein kinase substrate in neurons protein 2 isoform X2, whose protein sequence is MSGSYDDSMIDVSSDSFWEVGNYKRTVKRVDDGNRLCNDLMNCLHERARIEKSYAQQLTEWGKRWRQLIEKGPQYGTLERAWSALCTEAEKVSELHMEVKAALMGEDYEKLKNWQRDAYHKQMIGGFKETKEADDGFRKAQKPWAKKLKEMEMMKKSYHSACKEEKLAASRETNSKLESNNNPEAQKKLQEKVEKCQQEVQKTKERYEKSLEELDKLTPQYMENMEQVFEQWQQFEDKRIRFFRELLLEVKQHLDLSTNHRFQTVYHTLEDTVSATDAEEDLKWFRSNHGPGMPMNWPQFEDWSIDLNRTLSRREKKKPSEGVTLTGISQTGSDQPVQPAKTSSSLTVPTKTAPVGTNPFEDDEDEEEEMAVEQQTTVNHISVNKEEVKTASSMEKTPDWSDEDTGVNPFSANGDGNPFEDEPTSPVISVAVRALYDYEGQEQDELSFKAGDEFTKIGEEDDQGWCKGRLKDGQTGLYPANYVEDIQ, encoded by the exons ATGTCGGGCTCCTACGATGACTCCATGATCGATGTGTCCAGTGATAGTTTCTGGGAG GTCGGTAACTACAAGCGTACAGTGAAACGGGTAGACGATGGCAACCGACTCTGCAACGACCTCATGAACTGTCTTCATGAGCGGGCGCGTATTGAAAAGTCCTACGCTCAGCAGCTCACAGAATGGGGCAAACGCTGGCGGCAGCTCATAGAGAAAG GACCTCAGTACGGTACCTTGGAGCGGGCATGGTCTGCTCTGTGCACGGAGGCGGAGAAGGTGAGCGAGCTCCACATGGAGGTGAAAGCGGCGCTGATGGGAGAAGACTATGAGAAGCTGAAGAACTGGCAGAGAGACGCCTACCACAAACAGATGATCGGCGGCTTCAAAGAGACTAAAGAGGCAGACGACGGATTTCGCAAGGCTCAGAAACCCTGGGCCAAGAAACTCAAAGAG ATGGAGATGATGAAGAAGTCTTACCACTCCGCCTGCAAAGAGGAGAAGCTGGCGGCCAGCAGGGAGACCAACAGCAAGCTGGAGAGCAACAATAATCCCGAAGCCCAAAAGAAGCTCCAAGAAAAAGTGGAGAAgtgtcagcaggaggtgcagaaG ACTAAGGAACGCTACGAAAAATCCCTTGAAGAGCTCGACAAGTTGACCCCTCAGTATATGGAGAACATGGAGCAGGTGTTTGAGCAGTGGCAGCAGTTTGAAGACAAACGCATTCGCTTTTTCAGAGAGCTGTTGCTAGAGGTTAAACAGCACCTGGACCTCTCAACCAATCACAG ATTCCAGACAGTTTATCACACGCTGGAAGACACAGTCTCTGCTACTGATGCTGAAGAGGACCTAAAATGGTTCCGGTCCAATCACGGCCCCGGCATGCCAATGAACTGGCCCCAGTTTGAG GACTGGTCCATAGACCTGAACCGGACCCTAAGCAGACGAGAAAAGAAGAAGCCATCAGAGGGCGTCACACTGACAGGCATCAGTCAAACTGGGTCAGACCAGCCTGTTCAGCCTGCCAAGACCAGCAGCAG CCTGACTGTGCCTACTAAAACGGCGCCGGTGGGCACGAACCCGTTCGAAGATgacgaggatgaggaggaggagatggcgGTGGAGCAGCAGACCACAGTCAACCACATCAGTGTGAATAAAGAGGAAGTGAAAAC CGCCAGCAGTATGGAGAAGACTCCCGACTGGTCAGACGAAGACACGGGTGTTAACCCTTTCTCAGCCAACGGTGACGGGAATCCATTCGAGGACGAGCCGACTTCTCCGGTCATATCTGTGGCTGTCAGAGCCCTGTATGACTACGAAGGACAGGAGCAGGATGAGCTGAGCTTCAAAGCAG GGGATGAGTTCACCAAAATCGGCGAAGAAGACGATCAGGGCTGGTGCAAAGGTCGGCTCAAGGACGGACAAACAGGCCTCTATCCCGCTAACTACGTGGAAGACATCCAGTAA
- the pacsin2 gene encoding protein kinase C and casein kinase substrate in neurons protein 2 isoform X3, whose translation MSGSYDDSMIDVSSDSFWEVGNYKRTVKRVDDGNRLCNDLMNCLHERARIEKSYAQQLTEWGKRWRQLIEKGPQYGTLERAWSALCTEAEKVSELHMEVKAALMGEDYEKLKNWQRDAYHKQMIGGFKETKEADDGFRKAQKPWAKKLKEMEMMKKSYHSACKEEKLAASRETNSKLESNNNPEAQKKLQEKVEKCQQEVQKTKERYEKSLEELDKLTPQYMENMEQVFEQWQQFEDKRIRFFRELLLEVKQHLDLSTNHRFQTVYHTLEDTVSATDAEEDLKWFRSNHGPGMPMNWPQFENLDRAHPRSFKRRSIVDWSIDLNRTLSRREKKKPSEGVTLTGISQTGSDQPVQPAKTSSSASSMEKTPDWSDEDTGVNPFSANGDGNPFEDEPTSPVISVAVRALYDYEGQEQDELSFKAGDEFTKIGEEDDQGWCKGRLKDGQTGLYPANYVEDIQ comes from the exons ATGTCGGGCTCCTACGATGACTCCATGATCGATGTGTCCAGTGATAGTTTCTGGGAG GTCGGTAACTACAAGCGTACAGTGAAACGGGTAGACGATGGCAACCGACTCTGCAACGACCTCATGAACTGTCTTCATGAGCGGGCGCGTATTGAAAAGTCCTACGCTCAGCAGCTCACAGAATGGGGCAAACGCTGGCGGCAGCTCATAGAGAAAG GACCTCAGTACGGTACCTTGGAGCGGGCATGGTCTGCTCTGTGCACGGAGGCGGAGAAGGTGAGCGAGCTCCACATGGAGGTGAAAGCGGCGCTGATGGGAGAAGACTATGAGAAGCTGAAGAACTGGCAGAGAGACGCCTACCACAAACAGATGATCGGCGGCTTCAAAGAGACTAAAGAGGCAGACGACGGATTTCGCAAGGCTCAGAAACCCTGGGCCAAGAAACTCAAAGAG ATGGAGATGATGAAGAAGTCTTACCACTCCGCCTGCAAAGAGGAGAAGCTGGCGGCCAGCAGGGAGACCAACAGCAAGCTGGAGAGCAACAATAATCCCGAAGCCCAAAAGAAGCTCCAAGAAAAAGTGGAGAAgtgtcagcaggaggtgcagaaG ACTAAGGAACGCTACGAAAAATCCCTTGAAGAGCTCGACAAGTTGACCCCTCAGTATATGGAGAACATGGAGCAGGTGTTTGAGCAGTGGCAGCAGTTTGAAGACAAACGCATTCGCTTTTTCAGAGAGCTGTTGCTAGAGGTTAAACAGCACCTGGACCTCTCAACCAATCACAG ATTCCAGACAGTTTATCACACGCTGGAAGACACAGTCTCTGCTACTGATGCTGAAGAGGACCTAAAATGGTTCCGGTCCAATCACGGCCCCGGCATGCCAATGAACTGGCCCCAGTTTGAG AATTTGGACCGGGCCCATCCTCGCTCCTTTAAGAGAAGGTCCATTGTA GACTGGTCCATAGACCTGAACCGGACCCTAAGCAGACGAGAAAAGAAGAAGCCATCAGAGGGCGTCACACTGACAGGCATCAGTCAAACTGGGTCAGACCAGCCTGTTCAGCCTGCCAAGACCAGCAGCAG CGCCAGCAGTATGGAGAAGACTCCCGACTGGTCAGACGAAGACACGGGTGTTAACCCTTTCTCAGCCAACGGTGACGGGAATCCATTCGAGGACGAGCCGACTTCTCCGGTCATATCTGTGGCTGTCAGAGCCCTGTATGACTACGAAGGACAGGAGCAGGATGAGCTGAGCTTCAAAGCAG GGGATGAGTTCACCAAAATCGGCGAAGAAGACGATCAGGGCTGGTGCAAAGGTCGGCTCAAGGACGGACAAACAGGCCTCTATCCCGCTAACTACGTGGAAGACATCCAGTAA
- the pacsin2 gene encoding protein kinase C and casein kinase substrate in neurons protein 2 isoform X1: MSGSYDDSMIDVSSDSFWEVGNYKRTVKRVDDGNRLCNDLMNCLHERARIEKSYAQQLTEWGKRWRQLIEKGPQYGTLERAWSALCTEAEKVSELHMEVKAALMGEDYEKLKNWQRDAYHKQMIGGFKETKEADDGFRKAQKPWAKKLKEMEMMKKSYHSACKEEKLAASRETNSKLESNNNPEAQKKLQEKVEKCQQEVQKTKERYEKSLEELDKLTPQYMENMEQVFEQWQQFEDKRIRFFRELLLEVKQHLDLSTNHRFQTVYHTLEDTVSATDAEEDLKWFRSNHGPGMPMNWPQFENLDRAHPRSFKRRSIVDWSIDLNRTLSRREKKKPSEGVTLTGISQTGSDQPVQPAKTSSSLTVPTKTAPVGTNPFEDDEDEEEEMAVEQQTTVNHISVNKEEVKTASSMEKTPDWSDEDTGVNPFSANGDGNPFEDEPTSPVISVAVRALYDYEGQEQDELSFKAGDEFTKIGEEDDQGWCKGRLKDGQTGLYPANYVEDIQ, encoded by the exons ATGTCGGGCTCCTACGATGACTCCATGATCGATGTGTCCAGTGATAGTTTCTGGGAG GTCGGTAACTACAAGCGTACAGTGAAACGGGTAGACGATGGCAACCGACTCTGCAACGACCTCATGAACTGTCTTCATGAGCGGGCGCGTATTGAAAAGTCCTACGCTCAGCAGCTCACAGAATGGGGCAAACGCTGGCGGCAGCTCATAGAGAAAG GACCTCAGTACGGTACCTTGGAGCGGGCATGGTCTGCTCTGTGCACGGAGGCGGAGAAGGTGAGCGAGCTCCACATGGAGGTGAAAGCGGCGCTGATGGGAGAAGACTATGAGAAGCTGAAGAACTGGCAGAGAGACGCCTACCACAAACAGATGATCGGCGGCTTCAAAGAGACTAAAGAGGCAGACGACGGATTTCGCAAGGCTCAGAAACCCTGGGCCAAGAAACTCAAAGAG ATGGAGATGATGAAGAAGTCTTACCACTCCGCCTGCAAAGAGGAGAAGCTGGCGGCCAGCAGGGAGACCAACAGCAAGCTGGAGAGCAACAATAATCCCGAAGCCCAAAAGAAGCTCCAAGAAAAAGTGGAGAAgtgtcagcaggaggtgcagaaG ACTAAGGAACGCTACGAAAAATCCCTTGAAGAGCTCGACAAGTTGACCCCTCAGTATATGGAGAACATGGAGCAGGTGTTTGAGCAGTGGCAGCAGTTTGAAGACAAACGCATTCGCTTTTTCAGAGAGCTGTTGCTAGAGGTTAAACAGCACCTGGACCTCTCAACCAATCACAG ATTCCAGACAGTTTATCACACGCTGGAAGACACAGTCTCTGCTACTGATGCTGAAGAGGACCTAAAATGGTTCCGGTCCAATCACGGCCCCGGCATGCCAATGAACTGGCCCCAGTTTGAG AATTTGGACCGGGCCCATCCTCGCTCCTTTAAGAGAAGGTCCATTGTA GACTGGTCCATAGACCTGAACCGGACCCTAAGCAGACGAGAAAAGAAGAAGCCATCAGAGGGCGTCACACTGACAGGCATCAGTCAAACTGGGTCAGACCAGCCTGTTCAGCCTGCCAAGACCAGCAGCAG CCTGACTGTGCCTACTAAAACGGCGCCGGTGGGCACGAACCCGTTCGAAGATgacgaggatgaggaggaggagatggcgGTGGAGCAGCAGACCACAGTCAACCACATCAGTGTGAATAAAGAGGAAGTGAAAAC CGCCAGCAGTATGGAGAAGACTCCCGACTGGTCAGACGAAGACACGGGTGTTAACCCTTTCTCAGCCAACGGTGACGGGAATCCATTCGAGGACGAGCCGACTTCTCCGGTCATATCTGTGGCTGTCAGAGCCCTGTATGACTACGAAGGACAGGAGCAGGATGAGCTGAGCTTCAAAGCAG GGGATGAGTTCACCAAAATCGGCGAAGAAGACGATCAGGGCTGGTGCAAAGGTCGGCTCAAGGACGGACAAACAGGCCTCTATCCCGCTAACTACGTGGAAGACATCCAGTAA
- the pacsin2 gene encoding protein kinase C and casein kinase substrate in neurons protein 2 isoform X4, which yields MSGSYDDSMIDVSSDSFWEVGNYKRTVKRVDDGNRLCNDLMNCLHERARIEKSYAQQLTEWGKRWRQLIEKGPQYGTLERAWSALCTEAEKVSELHMEVKAALMGEDYEKLKNWQRDAYHKQMIGGFKETKEADDGFRKAQKPWAKKLKEMEMMKKSYHSACKEEKLAASRETNSKLESNNNPEAQKKLQEKVEKCQQEVQKTKERYEKSLEELDKLTPQYMENMEQVFEQWQQFEDKRIRFFRELLLEVKQHLDLSTNHRFQTVYHTLEDTVSATDAEEDLKWFRSNHGPGMPMNWPQFEDWSIDLNRTLSRREKKKPSEGVTLTGISQTGSDQPVQPAKTSSSASSMEKTPDWSDEDTGVNPFSANGDGNPFEDEPTSPVISVAVRALYDYEGQEQDELSFKAGDEFTKIGEEDDQGWCKGRLKDGQTGLYPANYVEDIQ from the exons ATGTCGGGCTCCTACGATGACTCCATGATCGATGTGTCCAGTGATAGTTTCTGGGAG GTCGGTAACTACAAGCGTACAGTGAAACGGGTAGACGATGGCAACCGACTCTGCAACGACCTCATGAACTGTCTTCATGAGCGGGCGCGTATTGAAAAGTCCTACGCTCAGCAGCTCACAGAATGGGGCAAACGCTGGCGGCAGCTCATAGAGAAAG GACCTCAGTACGGTACCTTGGAGCGGGCATGGTCTGCTCTGTGCACGGAGGCGGAGAAGGTGAGCGAGCTCCACATGGAGGTGAAAGCGGCGCTGATGGGAGAAGACTATGAGAAGCTGAAGAACTGGCAGAGAGACGCCTACCACAAACAGATGATCGGCGGCTTCAAAGAGACTAAAGAGGCAGACGACGGATTTCGCAAGGCTCAGAAACCCTGGGCCAAGAAACTCAAAGAG ATGGAGATGATGAAGAAGTCTTACCACTCCGCCTGCAAAGAGGAGAAGCTGGCGGCCAGCAGGGAGACCAACAGCAAGCTGGAGAGCAACAATAATCCCGAAGCCCAAAAGAAGCTCCAAGAAAAAGTGGAGAAgtgtcagcaggaggtgcagaaG ACTAAGGAACGCTACGAAAAATCCCTTGAAGAGCTCGACAAGTTGACCCCTCAGTATATGGAGAACATGGAGCAGGTGTTTGAGCAGTGGCAGCAGTTTGAAGACAAACGCATTCGCTTTTTCAGAGAGCTGTTGCTAGAGGTTAAACAGCACCTGGACCTCTCAACCAATCACAG ATTCCAGACAGTTTATCACACGCTGGAAGACACAGTCTCTGCTACTGATGCTGAAGAGGACCTAAAATGGTTCCGGTCCAATCACGGCCCCGGCATGCCAATGAACTGGCCCCAGTTTGAG GACTGGTCCATAGACCTGAACCGGACCCTAAGCAGACGAGAAAAGAAGAAGCCATCAGAGGGCGTCACACTGACAGGCATCAGTCAAACTGGGTCAGACCAGCCTGTTCAGCCTGCCAAGACCAGCAGCAG CGCCAGCAGTATGGAGAAGACTCCCGACTGGTCAGACGAAGACACGGGTGTTAACCCTTTCTCAGCCAACGGTGACGGGAATCCATTCGAGGACGAGCCGACTTCTCCGGTCATATCTGTGGCTGTCAGAGCCCTGTATGACTACGAAGGACAGGAGCAGGATGAGCTGAGCTTCAAAGCAG GGGATGAGTTCACCAAAATCGGCGAAGAAGACGATCAGGGCTGGTGCAAAGGTCGGCTCAAGGACGGACAAACAGGCCTCTATCCCGCTAACTACGTGGAAGACATCCAGTAA